The following proteins are co-located in the Salvelinus fontinalis isolate EN_2023a chromosome 41, ASM2944872v1, whole genome shotgun sequence genome:
- the LOC129840609 gene encoding claudin-10-like isoform X1: protein MCILGIGPQVEVQSLEHRALPVEHKPGYDILTTDTLHLLTIHPGLPLCSALHPLSSTDIQSHLPQLLFTSLPDPALQQTGQDYLRRMSNMATEIVAFIVTISGWILVCSTLPTDYWKVSSVDGTVITTATFWSNLWKTCVTDSTGVSNCKDFPSMLALDVYIQVCRGLMIASVCLGFFGATLALMGMKCTRIGGSESTKARLTGLSGLHFILNGLCSLTAYSLYAHRITSEFFDPLFFAQKFELGAALFIGWAGSVLCISGGLIFCLSLSEGSRQVCTIN, encoded by the exons atgTGTATCCTTGGGATTGGTCCACAGGTAGAGGTGCAGAGTCTTGAACACAGAGCCCTCCCTGTTGAGCATAAACCAGGCTACGACATCTTAACCACTGACACACTTCACCTCCTAACCATTCATCCTGGActgcctctctgctctgctctccatcCACTATCCTCCACAGACATACAGTCTCATCTGCCACAATTGCTGTTTACCAGCTTACCTGACCCAGCTCTacaacagacaggacaggactatCTGAGGAGGATGAGCAACATGGCCACGGAGATCGTTGCCTTCATCGTGACCATATCTGGATGGATCCTGGTCTGCTCCACGTTGCCTACTGACTACTGGAAGGTGTCCTCCGTGGATGGGACGGTCATCACCACGGCGACCTTCTGGTCCAACCTGTGGAAGACCTGCGTCACGGATTCTACAGGAGTGTCCAACTGTAAAGATTTCCCCTCCATGCTGGCTCTGGACG tgTATATCCAGGTGTGTCGAGGCCTGATGATTGCGTCTGTGTGCCTGGGGTTCTTTGGAGCCACCCTGGCCCTGATGGGAATGAAGTGTACCAGGATCGGAGGCTCAGAGAGCACCAAGGCCAGACTAACAGGCCTCTCAGGCCTTCACTTCATACTCAATG GGCTTTGCTCCTTGACTGCATACTCCCTGTACGCACACAGGATCACATCAGAGTTCTTTGACCCACTCTTTTTTGCTCAAAA GTTTGAACTGGGCGCAGCGCTCTTCATTGGCTGGGCTGGCTCTGTGCTCTGCATTTCAGGAGGACTCATATTCTGCCTCTCCTTGTCAGAGGGCTCCAGGCAAGTTTGTACAATTAATTAA
- the LOC129840609 gene encoding claudin-10-like isoform X2, translating to MSNMATEIVAFIVTISGWILVCSTLPTDYWKVSSVDGTVITTATFWSNLWKTCVTDSTGVSNCKDFPSMLALDVYIQVCRGLMIASVCLGFFGATLALMGMKCTRIGGSESTKARLTGLSGLHFILNGLCSLTAYSLYAHRITSEFFDPLFFAQKFELGAALFIGWAGSVLCISGGLIFCLSLSEGSSRAEYSYSGATSMVTKRHKPGKSANSFYKSPVSTDPRDPAEHSRQFGKNAYV from the exons ATGAGCAACATGGCCACGGAGATCGTTGCCTTCATCGTGACCATATCTGGATGGATCCTGGTCTGCTCCACGTTGCCTACTGACTACTGGAAGGTGTCCTCCGTGGATGGGACGGTCATCACCACGGCGACCTTCTGGTCCAACCTGTGGAAGACCTGCGTCACGGATTCTACAGGAGTGTCCAACTGTAAAGATTTCCCCTCCATGCTGGCTCTGGACG tgTATATCCAGGTGTGTCGAGGCCTGATGATTGCGTCTGTGTGCCTGGGGTTCTTTGGAGCCACCCTGGCCCTGATGGGAATGAAGTGTACCAGGATCGGAGGCTCAGAGAGCACCAAGGCCAGACTAACAGGCCTCTCAGGCCTTCACTTCATACTCAATG GGCTTTGCTCCTTGACTGCATACTCCCTGTACGCACACAGGATCACATCAGAGTTCTTTGACCCACTCTTTTTTGCTCAAAA GTTTGAACTGGGCGCAGCGCTCTTCATTGGCTGGGCTGGCTCTGTGCTCTGCATTTCAGGAGGACTCATATTCTGCCTCTCCTTGTCAGAGGGCTCCAG TCGAGCAGAGTACTCCTACAGTGGTGCTACGTCTATGGTAACCAAGCGTCACAAACCCGGCAAGTCTGCCAACAGTTTCTACAAATCGCCAGTTTCCACAGACCCCCGAGACCCAGCAGAACACTCAAGGCAGTTTGGAAAGAATGCCTATGTGTGA
- the cldn10e gene encoding claudin-10, producing the protein MKIRVMQIWGFLMTVLGWIFVACTMAMEGWKITSIGGMGGSAVIKVAWYWSNLWKACFTDSTSVTNCQDFPVLWSVDNHIQIVRGLLMGALSLGMLGFVLSLIGMECTFLGGKDKAKHRKLFTGGVCHIISGFLAASGYAVYAKYVSGEYFNPYFDGLKFDLGTPLFLGWVGSAFHMTGGWFYLASVCKLLCEDESKTLVIPELSEVESDQAKSTTVQSPVSQITSKIKVSSASKISSKSARSDVSAISSRSGQSGRASNSERSGRSSNSGQSSKFGGGSLTSGRPSRSRSHGSVHSEVSSGSSSTVSSLSSGSRRSEREPFIKNSYL; encoded by the exons ATGAAAATCCGCGTGATGCAGATCTGGGGCTTCCTGATGACAGTGCTGGGATGGATCTTTGTGGCATGCACCATGGCCATGGAGGGCTGGAAGATCACGTCCATCGGGGGCATGGGTGGCTCGGCTGTCATCAAGGTGGCCTGGTACTGGTCTAACCTGTGGAAGGCCTGCTTCACCGACTCCACTTCTGTCACCAACTGCCAAGACTTCCCTGTGCTGTGGTCCGTGGACA ACCACATCCAGATTGTGAGGGGCCTGCTGATGGGTGCTCTGTCTTTGGGGATGCTGGGGTTCGTACTCAGTCTCATTGGGATGGAGTGCACCTTCCTCGGGGGCAAGGACAAGGCAAAGCACAGGAAGCTCTTCACTGGAGGAGTCTGTCACATCATCAGCG GCTTTCTGGCTGCGTCAGGATATGCTGTCTACGCAAAATACGTCTCCGGGGAATACTTCAACCCCTATTTTGACGGATTAAA gtttGACCTGGGGACTCCTCTGTTTCTTGGCTGGGTGGGATCAGCTTTCCATATGACAGGGGGTTGGTTCTACTTGGCCTCTGTGTGCAAACTGCTCTGTGAGGACGAGAG CAAAACTCTAGTCATCCCTGAACTTTCCGAGGTTGAGAGCGACCAGGCCAAGTCCACCACAGTACAGTCCCCAGTATCCCAGATCACCTCAAAGATCAAGGTTTCATCTGCATCTAAGATTTCTTCAAAATCTGCACGCTCAGATGTGTCTGCCATCTCCTCAAGGTCTGGTCAGTCCGGTCGCGCATCCAATTCAGAGCGGTCTGGACGGTCCTCGAACTCTGGGCAGTCCTCGAAATTTGGCGGTGGGTCTTTGACGTCTGGTCGTCCATCGAGGTCGAGGTCTCATGGGTCAGTGCACTCTGAGGTGAGCAGCGGCAGCAGTAGTACAGTGTCCTCTTTATCCAGTGGGTcaagaaggagcgagagagaaccGTTTATCAAAAACTCCTACTTATGA
- the cldn10d gene encoding claudin-10 produces the protein MKHRTVMMYMEIGCFVSCLSGWILVSSTLAIEYWTWSEVGSVVLTTGNYFSNLWKDCVSDSTGVSDCKEYPSMLGLPVFLHSVRALSICSVILGFFAGVLTLIGMKCTKIGGSELANARVTFAGGITYLASGFAGLIVYSWWGNKVRSEFVDPNFKAQKFEIGAAVFIGWGGSILLITGGFVLSFFSGKEGLRSTSKKRPRRPNSYATARTRRTYMMPNSSRVTPMPQLVQGSRGGRKIRTTRTTGTFSRDDFV, from the exons ATGAAGCACAGGACGGTGATGATGTACATGGAGATAGGCTGCTTTGTGTCGTGTCTGTCTGGCTGGATTCTGGTGAGCTCCACCCTGGCTATAGAGTACTGGACCTGGTCTGAAGTGGGCAGCGTGGTGCTCACCACTGGCAACTACTTCTCTAACCTCTGGAAGGACTGTGTCTCAGACTCCACTGGGGTGTCCGACTGCAAAGAGTACCCCTCCATGCTGGGACTACCAG TGTTCCTTCACTCAGTAAGGGCTCTGTCCATCTGTTCTGTCATCCTTGGGTTCTTCGCTGGAGTCCTCACACTGATAGGGATGAAGTGCACCAAGATTGGAGGGTCAGAGCTCGCCAACGCACGGGTCACCTTCGCCGGGGGAATCACCTATCTGGCGTCTG GATTTGCTGGCCTGATCGTGTACTCCTGGTGGGGTAACAAAGTAAGATCAGAGTTTGTGGATCCCAATTTCAAGGCACAGAA ATTTGAAATCGGAGCAGCGGTTTTTATTGGCTGGGGAGGCTCGATCTTGCTCATCACCGGTGGTTTCGTACTCAGCTTCTTCTCTGGAAAGGAGGGCCTACGCTCAAC ATCAAAGAAAAGGCCCCGCAGACCTAACTCCTATGCCACAGCTCGGACCAGACGCACATACATGATGCCAAACTCTTCCAGAGTGACTCCAATGCCACAATTGGTCCAAGGGAGCAGAGGTGGCAGAAAGATCAGGACAACAAGAACCACTGGGACGTTTAGCAGGGACGATTTTGTTTGA